From Quercus lobata isolate SW786 chromosome 1, ValleyOak3.0 Primary Assembly, whole genome shotgun sequence, one genomic window encodes:
- the LOC115991544 gene encoding probable polyamine oxidase 5 has product MVTKKPSIVIIGAGMAGLTAANKLYTATGFKDSFELCVVEGGTRIGGRINTSEFGGDRIEMGATWIHGIGGSPVHKIAQEIHALESDQPWECMDGVSEEPSQPTTIAEGGFQLNPSVVDPVTTLFKKLMAYAQGKLVGDSAAGCEEIDYHTKLAAKALKVSSTSNGGQEKLSVGSFLRQGLDAYWVSKKDQEELKGYGNWSRKLLQDGIFAMHENTQRTYTSAGDLLTLDYSAESEYRMFPGDEITIAKGYLSIIESLASVLPPGLVQLGRKVTRIEWQPEGDEVSGMENGSATATRPVKLHFCDGSNMLADHVIVTVSLGVLKAGIREDSGMFNPPLPSFKSEAISRLGYGVVNKLFLQVEGNDCNNFPYLQMVFHRPDSEFRHKKIPWWMRRTASLCPIYSNSSVLLSWFAGKEALELESLQDEEIINGVSTTISSFLPQPHKLVNSNSHELCNGTANKVGNSHGSEVKVTKILKSKWATDPLFLGSYSYVAFGSSGDDLDKMAEPLPKLSTCKSAGSPPLQILFAGEATHRTHYSTTHGAYFSGLREAIRLLQHYQCIGV; this is encoded by the coding sequence ATGGTGACCAAGAAACCAAGCATTGTGATAATTGGAGCAGGAATGGCTGGCCTTACTGCTGCCAACAAGCTCTACACTGCCACTGGCTTTAAGGACTCGTTTGAGCTGTGTGTTGTGGAAGGTGGGACAAGAATTGGTGGCAGAATTAACACTTCTGAGTTTGGTGGTGACCGTATTGAGATGGGTGCAACTTGGATCCATGGCATTGGAGGCAGCCCAGTTCACAAAATTGCTCAAGAAATCCATGCACTAGAGTCTGACCAGCCATGGGAGTGCATGGATGGGGTCTCTGAAGAGCCAAGTCAGCCTACCACGATTGCTGAAGGAGGGTTTCAGCTTAATCCATCTGTAGTCGACCCTGTGACTACCCTCTTCAAGAAGCTGATGGCTTATGCTCAAGGCAAGCTGGTTGGAGACAGTGCTGCAGGCTGTGAAGAAATTGACTACCATACTAAGCTTGCAGCTAAGGCTTTAAAAGTTTCTTCTACAAGCAATGGTGGTCAAGAAAAGCTCAGTGTCGGTTCTTTTCTAAGACAAGGCCTTGATGCTTATTGGGTTTCTAAGAAAGACCAAGAAGAGCTCAAAGGGTATGGTAACTGGAGCAGAAAGTTGCTACAAGATGGAATCTTTGCAATGCATGAGAATACCCAGAGGACTTATACTTCAGCTGGTGATCTTTTAACTCTAGATTATAGTGCAGAAAGTGAGTACCGTATGTTTCCTGGTGACGAAATCACCATTGCTAAAGGCTACTTGAGCATAATTGAATCACTAGCTTCTGTTCTACCACCTGGTTTAGTCCAATTAGGCCGAAAGGTCACAAGAATTGAATGGCAGCCTGAAGGTGATGAAGTATCAGGCATGGAAAATGGAAGTGCTACTGCTACTAGGCCTGTGAAGCTACATTTCTGTGATGGGTCAAATATGTTGGCTGATCATGTTATTGTAACGGTTTCATTGGGTGTACTTAAAGCTGGAATTCGTGAAGATTCAGGTATGTTCAATCCTCCCCTGCCTTCATTTAAGTCAGAGGCAATCTCAAGGCTTGGTTATGGTGTTGTCAATAAGTTGTTTCTGCAAGTGGAAGGCAATGATTGCAACAACTTCCCATATCTCCAAATGGTTTTCCATCGACCAGACTCAGAATTCAGGCATAAGAAAATACCATGGTGGATGAGGAGGACAGCTTCTCTGTGTCCAATTTATAGCAATTCAAGTGTCCTGCTATCTTGGTTTGCAGGGAAAGAAGCATTAGAGCTTGAATCACTTCAAGATGAAGAGATAATTAATGGGGTTTCAACAACAATCTCTAGCTTTCTACCACAACCCCACAAGCTAGTGAACTCTAACTCCCATGAGTTGTGCAATGGGACTGCCAATAAAGTGGGGAACTCTCATGGAAGTGAAGTGAAAGTCACAAAGATATTGAAGAGCAAATGGGCTACTGATCCTTTATTTTTGGGGTCTTACAGTTATGTTGCGTTTGGGTCAAGTGGTGATGATTTGGATAAAATGGCTGAGCCATTGCCAAAACTTAGTACTTGTAAGTCTGCCGGTTCCCCTCCACTTCAAATTCTGTTTGCAGGGGAAGCAACACACAGAACCCACTATTCTACAACTCATGGAGCTTACTTTAGTGGTCTTAGGGAAGCCATTAGGCTTCTTCAACATTATCAATGTATTGGAGTCTAA